In Streptomyces chartreusis NRRL 3882, the following are encoded in one genomic region:
- a CDS encoding TadE/TadG family type IV pilus assembly protein has product MTLPPPALRKDSRRADDQGLSTVEVVILAPVMILFILVLVAFGQLVDGRGALDGAARDAARAGSIQKDHATAMAEAKKAAEANLTDVCSGPVSVVQTSQGFEPDTIFTVEVSCQVRGLAMLGLDVPTTLSASFSSPLDPFRRSA; this is encoded by the coding sequence ATGACTCTCCCTCCCCCCGCGCTCCGGAAAGACAGCCGGCGGGCGGACGACCAGGGCCTGTCCACGGTCGAGGTCGTGATCCTCGCACCGGTGATGATCCTTTTCATCCTCGTCCTGGTGGCCTTCGGCCAGCTCGTCGACGGCCGCGGGGCGCTCGACGGAGCGGCTCGGGACGCGGCCCGCGCGGGCTCGATCCAGAAGGACCACGCCACCGCCATGGCCGAGGCCAAGAAGGCCGCCGAGGCGAACCTGACGGACGTCTGCTCCGGCCCCGTGTCGGTCGTCCAGACGAGCCAGGGCTTCGAGCCCGACACCATCTTCACGGTCGAGGTGAGCTGCCAGGTGCGGGGCCTCGCCATGCTCGGCCTCGACGTCCCGACGACGCTGTCGGCGAGCTTCAGCTCCCCGCTCGACCCGTTCCGGAGGTCGGCGTGA
- a CDS encoding TadE family protein — translation MLADVSRRIRRRVRAARRAAAARGDSGMTAIEFVLLTPVLFFMIFATVQFALYFFADHVAQAAAQAGARKARATADEQPGAWRGEAQDVVDSYIRQLGPQLVLAPDVKMLQPDQNTVGVEIAARVPTVFPGLDLTVHAQSAGPVERFVQEEN, via the coding sequence ATGCTGGCGGACGTGAGCAGACGGATACGCCGCAGGGTGCGGGCCGCGCGGAGAGCGGCGGCCGCCCGCGGTGACTCCGGCATGACCGCGATCGAGTTCGTGCTGCTCACCCCCGTACTGTTCTTCATGATCTTCGCGACCGTGCAGTTCGCCCTGTACTTCTTCGCCGACCACGTCGCCCAGGCGGCGGCCCAGGCGGGAGCGCGCAAGGCGCGTGCCACGGCCGACGAACAGCCGGGCGCGTGGCGGGGCGAGGCCCAGGACGTGGTGGACAGCTACATCCGCCAGCTGGGCCCGCAGCTCGTGCTGGCGCCGGACGTGAAGATGCTCCAGCCGGACCAGAACACGGTCGGTGTGGAGATCGCGGCCCGGGTGCCGACGGTGTTCCCGGGGCTGGACCTGACGGTGCACGCGCAGTCGGCCGGCCCGGTGGAGCGGTTCGTACAGGAGGAGAACTGA
- a CDS encoding type II secretion system F family protein, translating into MNLTMPLVVGAVFGLGVYALIRALMPSKRSAISQVARIDAMRARGSAYESARTEPDKGRFGALRAEVGLRVSEFYLQQGWEQRSLRADLAVLDRSWEKFLATKVLLGVAGLFFGPFLFAIVYTLGVGRSPIIPVWLALLFAVVFFFLPDLEVRRDAAEKRRDLRRVIGAYLDLVSMSLAGGRGLPEALMAAAEISDGWANQRIRNALSDARITGLSQWQALGQLGEELGVEELKDLSASLALVADDGAKVRESLASRAETMRHRELAEIEGSAGEKSQSMLVAQLLLCAGFLVFLIFPAAMRVFQVQ; encoded by the coding sequence GTGAACCTCACGATGCCGCTCGTCGTCGGCGCCGTCTTCGGCCTGGGCGTCTACGCCCTGATACGCGCCCTCATGCCCAGCAAGCGGAGCGCGATCTCGCAGGTCGCCCGGATCGACGCGATGCGGGCACGCGGCTCGGCGTACGAGTCGGCGCGCACCGAGCCGGACAAGGGACGCTTCGGCGCCCTGCGGGCCGAAGTGGGCCTGCGGGTGTCCGAGTTCTACCTCCAGCAGGGGTGGGAGCAGCGCTCGCTGCGCGCCGACCTCGCGGTCCTGGACCGCAGCTGGGAGAAGTTCCTGGCGACGAAGGTGCTGCTGGGTGTGGCGGGCCTGTTCTTCGGCCCGTTCCTGTTCGCCATCGTCTACACGCTGGGCGTCGGCCGGAGCCCGATCATCCCGGTGTGGCTGGCGCTGCTCTTCGCGGTCGTCTTCTTCTTCCTGCCCGACCTGGAGGTAAGGCGAGACGCGGCCGAGAAGCGGCGCGACCTGCGGCGCGTGATCGGCGCGTACCTCGACCTGGTGTCGATGAGCCTCGCCGGCGGACGCGGTCTGCCGGAGGCCCTGATGGCGGCGGCCGAGATCTCCGACGGCTGGGCCAACCAGCGCATCCGCAACGCCCTGTCCGACGCCCGCATCACCGGCCTCAGCCAGTGGCAGGCGCTCGGCCAGCTCGGCGAGGAACTCGGGGTCGAGGAACTCAAGGACCTCTCCGCCTCCCTGGCCCTGGTCGCGGACGACGGTGCCAAGGTGCGCGAGTCCCTCGCGTCCCGGGCCGAGACCATGCGGCACCGCGAGCTCGCCGAGATCGAGGGCAGCGCGGGTGAGAAGTCCCAGTCGATGCTCGTGGCGCAGCTGCTGCTGTGCGCAGGGTTCCTGGTGTTCCTGATCTTTCCGGCGGCGATGCGGGTGTTCCAGGTGCAGTGA
- a CDS encoding type II secretion system F family protein, translating into MGGLFSTTVLYSIGSGVAVGGGLALLLVAVRGLPVKPDHEKQKAAERASELIRFAGQRGSLAAIVGLVVLVLTRWAVAGIAAGVLVFFWDRLFGGAGEERAAMRRVEALASWTESLRDTIAGAVGLEQAIPASARAAAPVLRPHLDALVDRLRARTPLPEALQHLADEIDDASADIIVAALILNARLRGPGLRQVLGALAKSAREEVDMRQRVMAQRASTRRSVQIVVAVSIAFVLGLSIFNRDFVEPYGTAVGQLVLACVCGLFALGFWWLRKLSTIETPERFLVRDEAAVQFVRPRTPSQQPQQQLPQEEGARR; encoded by the coding sequence ATGGGCGGCCTGTTCTCCACCACCGTCCTGTACTCGATAGGAAGCGGCGTCGCCGTCGGCGGCGGCCTCGCCCTCCTCCTCGTCGCCGTACGCGGGCTGCCCGTCAAGCCCGACCACGAGAAGCAGAAGGCCGCCGAGCGGGCGAGCGAACTCATCCGCTTCGCCGGCCAGCGCGGCTCGCTCGCCGCCATCGTCGGCCTGGTCGTCCTCGTCCTCACCCGCTGGGCCGTCGCCGGCATCGCGGCCGGTGTCCTCGTCTTCTTCTGGGACCGCCTGTTCGGCGGCGCCGGTGAGGAACGCGCCGCCATGCGCCGCGTCGAGGCCCTGGCCTCCTGGACGGAGTCCCTGCGCGACACCATCGCCGGCGCCGTCGGCCTGGAGCAGGCCATCCCGGCCTCCGCCCGCGCCGCCGCCCCCGTCCTGCGCCCCCACCTCGACGCCCTCGTCGACCGCCTGCGCGCCCGCACCCCGCTGCCCGAGGCGCTCCAGCACCTCGCCGACGAGATCGACGACGCCTCCGCCGACATCATCGTCGCGGCCCTGATCCTCAACGCCCGCCTGCGCGGACCCGGTCTGCGCCAGGTCCTCGGCGCCCTGGCCAAGTCGGCGCGCGAGGAAGTGGACATGCGGCAGCGGGTGATGGCGCAGCGCGCCTCGACCCGGCGGTCCGTGCAGATCGTCGTGGCGGTCTCGATCGCCTTCGTCCTCGGCCTGTCGATCTTCAACCGTGACTTCGTGGAGCCGTACGGCACCGCCGTCGGCCAGCTCGTCCTGGCCTGTGTCTGCGGCCTGTTCGCGCTCGGCTTCTGGTGGCTGCGCAAGCTGTCCACCATCGAGACGCCCGAACGCTTCCTGGTCCGGGACGAGGCAGCTGTCCAGTTCGTGCGTCCCAGGACGCCGTCGCAGCAGCCTCAGCAGCAGCTGCCGCAGGAAGAGGGGGCACGCCGGTGA
- a CDS encoding CpaF family protein, protein MTAVDHQLVKRFRQDAGDRIAEQRRQDQINNVTPMSTEDERQYARAVIAQILEEYARAEINAGRTPLDAETEEQYAAAVHAALFGVGRLQPLLDNPEVENIDINGCDQVFVGYADGREVKGDPVAETDEELIELIQVLGAYSGLSSRPFDSANPQLDLRLPDGSRLSAVMDVARRPALSIRRARMGKVFISDLVGNGTLTPEVAHFLACAVRARKNIMIAGATNAGKTTLLRALANEIPPHERLITVERALELGLDTFPDLHPNVVAFEERLPNSEGQGAISMAELVRRSLRMNPSRVIVGEVLGDEIVTMLNAMSQGNDGSLSTIHANSSSEVFNRISTYALQASERLPIEASQMLIAGAVNFVVFIQRRNNFGNGGRLQRMVTSVREVNGVDGRVLSSEVFAEAPDGRVVPHAPLACLEELMAHGYRPSGTWG, encoded by the coding sequence ATGACCGCTGTCGACCACCAGTTGGTCAAGCGGTTCCGTCAGGACGCCGGCGACCGCATCGCCGAACAGCGTCGTCAGGACCAGATCAACAACGTCACTCCGATGTCCACGGAGGACGAACGGCAGTACGCCCGCGCCGTCATAGCCCAGATCCTGGAGGAGTACGCCCGCGCCGAGATCAACGCGGGCCGTACCCCGCTGGACGCCGAGACGGAGGAGCAGTACGCGGCCGCCGTGCACGCGGCGCTGTTCGGCGTCGGCCGGCTCCAGCCGCTGCTGGACAACCCCGAGGTCGAGAACATCGACATCAACGGGTGCGACCAGGTGTTCGTCGGCTACGCCGACGGGCGCGAGGTGAAGGGCGACCCGGTCGCCGAGACCGACGAGGAGCTCATCGAGCTCATCCAGGTCCTCGGTGCCTACTCGGGTCTGTCCTCGCGTCCCTTCGACTCCGCCAACCCGCAGCTCGACCTGCGGCTGCCCGACGGTTCGCGTCTGTCGGCCGTCATGGACGTGGCGAGGCGCCCCGCGCTGTCCATCCGCCGTGCGCGCATGGGCAAGGTGTTCATCTCGGACCTGGTCGGCAACGGCACGCTGACCCCCGAGGTCGCCCACTTCCTGGCCTGCGCGGTCCGCGCCCGCAAGAACATCATGATCGCCGGCGCCACCAACGCCGGTAAGACCACGCTCCTGCGCGCCCTCGCCAACGAGATCCCGCCGCACGAGCGCCTCATCACCGTCGAGCGCGCCCTGGAGCTCGGGCTCGACACCTTCCCCGACCTGCACCCCAACGTCGTCGCCTTCGAGGAGCGCCTGCCCAACTCCGAGGGCCAGGGCGCCATCTCCATGGCGGAACTGGTGCGCCGCTCGCTCCGTATGAACCCCTCCCGCGTCATCGTCGGTGAGGTCCTCGGCGACGAGATCGTCACCATGCTCAACGCGATGTCGCAGGGCAACGACGGCTCGCTGTCCACGATCCACGCCAACAGCTCCAGCGAGGTCTTCAACCGTATTTCCACCTACGCGTTGCAGGCCTCCGAGCGGCTGCCCATCGAGGCCAGCCAGATGCTGATCGCGGGCGCGGTGAACTTCGTGGTCTTCATCCAGCGGCGCAACAACTTCGGCAACGGCGGCCGCCTCCAGCGCATGGTCACCTCCGTCCGCGAGGTCAACGGCGTCGACGGACGCGTCCTGTCCAGCGAGGTGTTCGCGGAGGCCCCCGACGGCCGGGTCGTGCCGCACGCCCCCCTAGCCTGCCTGGAGGAACTGATGGCACACGGCTACCGGCCGTCCGGGACCTGGGGGTGA